One window from the genome of Crassostrea angulata isolate pt1a10 chromosome 2, ASM2561291v2, whole genome shotgun sequence encodes:
- the LOC128170606 gene encoding uncharacterized protein LOC128170606, producing MDLASGFRLLLFGMTSLLHSCLLLYECKKFDGYEFPVYSTKYCPRNETEWNQRFSAINCTKDNGYMCLPNENITELLEFCYKYPFILIQEDICLYLRKRYSAVDSYNCTSFLSGCPNTSHVSYKLFEKHHCTSIGNGCFLAERSCQR from the exons ATGGATCTGGCTTCAGGATTTCGTCTTTTGCTTTTCGGAATGACATCGCTTCTACATTCTTGTTTACTTCTCTACGAGTGT aaaaagttCGATGGTTATGAGTTTCCAGTTTACTCAACAAAATACTGTCCAAGAAACGAAACAGAGTGGAACCAGAGGTTTTCTGCTATCAACTGTACAAAAGATAATGGATACATGTGTTTACCAAACGAAAATATCACGGAACTGTTAGAGTTCTGTTATAAATATCCTTTCATATTGATACAAGAAG ATATTTGTTTGTATTTGAGAAAGCGCTACTCAGCTGTGGATTCCTACAACTGCACTAGTTTCCTGTCTGGATGTCCAAACACTTCTCATGTCTCATACAAGCTGTTTGAAA AACATCATTGCACATCAATAGGTAACGGCTGTTTCCTTGCTGAACGATCTTGTCAAAGGTAA